A DNA window from Agarivorans sp. TSD2052 contains the following coding sequences:
- a CDS encoding di-heme oxidoreductase family protein has product MKNKLMSKLVLVAALSANIVAFANPNKPGGDTTTIRIDRNAFSLPAANLSFEGRLNFSTGNSFFRNPWVVAPATTIARDGLGPLFNTNGCQNCHLKDGRGHPAPVGADNAVSMLVRISIPAVTDEQKLLEAQNGVVPEPTYGGQIQDQAIPGVAPEARVRFAYTKQAFTYSDGSLLMLRKPELLVDQLGYGPLHPDTLFSPRIASPMIGLGLLESISEQDILANADPNDINQDGIRGVANRVWDQQQQAYTLGRFGWKAGQPNLMQQNAAAFNGDIGITSLMFTNDHCTAAQKECQVATSGVDPDGSEVSDKLLGFVEFYTRHLAVPKRRINDKELVQQGDQLFSQVNCDSCHKRRFTTAKRANLPALSEQVIYPYTDMLLHDMGPELADGRGEYLANGQQWRTPPLWGVGLTETVNGHSQLLHDGRARNVAEAIVWHGGEAEPAKQAFANLSLQQRDALVAFVNSL; this is encoded by the coding sequence TTGAAAAATAAGTTGATGAGTAAGCTGGTCTTAGTGGCGGCGTTAAGCGCCAATATTGTCGCCTTTGCCAACCCCAATAAGCCGGGCGGCGATACGACGACTATCCGAATTGATCGCAATGCGTTTTCTTTGCCTGCGGCTAATTTGAGTTTTGAAGGGCGTTTGAATTTTAGTACTGGCAATAGTTTCTTTCGTAATCCTTGGGTGGTTGCCCCCGCGACGACGATCGCTAGAGATGGCCTAGGGCCACTGTTTAATACTAACGGTTGCCAGAATTGCCACCTCAAAGATGGTCGCGGGCATCCTGCTCCGGTGGGGGCCGATAACGCTGTTTCTATGTTAGTGAGGATCAGTATTCCGGCAGTAACAGATGAGCAAAAATTACTGGAAGCCCAAAATGGTGTGGTGCCAGAACCTACCTACGGCGGCCAAATACAAGACCAAGCTATTCCTGGGGTAGCACCTGAAGCGCGAGTGCGTTTTGCCTATACGAAGCAAGCTTTTACTTATAGTGACGGCAGCCTACTTATGTTACGCAAGCCAGAATTGCTTGTCGATCAGTTAGGCTATGGGCCGCTGCATCCCGATACCTTGTTCTCGCCGCGGATTGCTTCGCCAATGATTGGCTTGGGGTTGTTAGAAAGCATTAGCGAGCAAGACATATTGGCCAATGCAGATCCTAATGATATTAACCAAGATGGTATTCGCGGTGTGGCTAACCGTGTCTGGGACCAACAGCAGCAAGCTTATACTTTAGGGCGTTTTGGCTGGAAGGCGGGGCAACCCAATTTAATGCAACAAAATGCCGCTGCCTTTAATGGTGATATTGGTATTACGAGCTTAATGTTCACGAACGATCACTGCACGGCCGCCCAAAAAGAATGCCAAGTGGCGACTTCTGGCGTCGACCCTGATGGTTCAGAGGTGAGTGATAAGCTACTTGGCTTTGTAGAGTTCTATACCCGCCATTTAGCCGTGCCTAAGCGCCGCATTAATGACAAAGAGTTGGTGCAACAAGGTGACCAGTTATTTAGCCAAGTTAACTGTGATAGCTGTCATAAACGCCGATTTACTACAGCCAAGCGAGCAAACTTGCCAGCTTTAAGCGAGCAAGTTATTTACCCCTACACCGATATGTTGCTACATGATATGGGGCCTGAACTGGCAGATGGTCGGGGCGAATACTTAGCCAATGGACAGCAATGGCGCACTCCACCGTTATGGGGAGTAGGGCTGACTGAAACCGTCAATGGCCACAGTCAGTTATTACACGATGGGCGTGCGCGTAATGTGGCTGAAGCGATTGTTTGGCATGGTGGCGAAGCC
- a CDS encoding imelysin family protein, which translates to MRLIKVVLSSTLLLANIAYADVKQNQVVAHYAELAHAVFSDSHSSAVSLQNASQQLISAPSAQHLAAAKAAWKEARRFYQQSEVFRFGNPIVDDWEGQLNAWPLDEGLIDYVAADYQYELGNPGATANIVANTHVQVGENTLDLSVINPELLASLNELAGSEANVATGYHAVEFLLWGQDLHGSDAGAGERAYTDYASGSACTNGNCDRRAAYLAAVTQLLVDDLAWMSQQWANGGDYQQQLLAEPSEQALRRVMFGMGSLSLGELAGERMKVALEANSTEDEHDCFSDNTHNSHYYNNRGISNVYFGEFKRLNGSMLNGPSLHDLVKQKDPAIAKNNKMMFELSMSETAKLVASAEQNGVYFDQLIAANNSDGHALINGTILALVEQTRAIEASAKVLGIENLNPDTADHEF; encoded by the coding sequence ATGCGCCTGATTAAAGTGGTATTAAGCTCGACGTTATTATTGGCAAATATTGCCTACGCAGATGTAAAACAAAATCAAGTTGTCGCTCATTATGCTGAGTTAGCTCATGCCGTGTTTAGCGACTCGCACAGCAGCGCTGTTAGCTTACAAAACGCAAGCCAGCAACTAATATCTGCTCCCTCAGCGCAACACTTAGCGGCTGCCAAGGCTGCTTGGAAAGAAGCGCGACGCTTTTACCAGCAAAGTGAAGTGTTCCGTTTTGGTAACCCTATTGTTGATGATTGGGAAGGGCAACTTAATGCCTGGCCATTAGATGAGGGCCTCATCGACTACGTGGCTGCCGATTACCAGTATGAGCTGGGTAATCCTGGCGCAACCGCCAATATTGTGGCTAATACCCATGTGCAAGTGGGCGAAAACACACTTGATTTAAGTGTTATTAACCCCGAATTACTCGCCTCATTAAATGAGCTTGCCGGTTCTGAAGCCAATGTAGCAACCGGTTATCATGCGGTAGAGTTTTTACTATGGGGACAAGATTTACATGGCTCTGATGCTGGCGCGGGTGAGCGAGCTTATACCGATTATGCCTCTGGCAGCGCATGTACCAACGGTAATTGTGATCGACGGGCCGCCTACCTAGCTGCGGTTACCCAATTATTGGTTGATGACTTAGCATGGATGAGTCAGCAATGGGCAAACGGTGGTGATTATCAGCAGCAATTGCTGGCAGAGCCGAGCGAGCAAGCCTTACGCCGTGTGATGTTTGGTATGGGGAGTTTATCTCTGGGTGAGTTAGCTGGCGAGCGTATGAAGGTGGCATTAGAAGCCAACTCTACTGAAGATGAGCATGATTGTTTCAGTGACAACACCCATAACTCTCACTATTACAATAACCGTGGTATTAGCAATGTCTATTTCGGTGAGTTTAAGCGCTTAAATGGCTCAATGCTAAACGGCCCTAGCTTGCATGATTTGGTCAAACAAAAGGATCCGGCAATTGCTAAAAACAACAAAATGATGTTTGAGCTGTCGATGTCCGAAACGGCCAAGTTAGTGGCGAGTGCTGAACAAAATGGGGTGTACTTTGATCAGCTTATCGCGGCCAATAATAGCGATGGCCATGCCTTAATTAACGGCACTATCTTAGCCTTGGTTGAGCAAACTCGCGCCATTGAGGCGAGCGCTAAAGTATTAGGCATTGAAAATTTAAACCCTGACACCGCAGACCACGAATTCTAA
- a CDS encoding RidA family protein — MSIQHFESKARMSRAVIHNNTVYLCGQVAKDTSHGIAEQTRTTIEKVEELLASVGSDKSKLLSVTIYLRTMDDFAEMNKVWDAWISDVTPPARACVQAHMAREEILVEMSVTAAA; from the coding sequence ATGTCTATCCAACACTTTGAAAGTAAAGCCAGAATGAGCCGAGCGGTGATCCATAATAATACTGTGTATCTTTGTGGTCAGGTTGCTAAAGACACTTCACATGGCATTGCTGAGCAAACACGGACCACGATTGAAAAAGTCGAAGAGCTGCTCGCCAGCGTAGGTTCAGACAAATCTAAGCTGCTAAGCGTAACGATTTATCTGCGCACTATGGATGATTTTGCTGAAATGAATAAAGTGTGGGATGCATGGATTAGTGACGTAACGCCACCGGCTCGGGCGTGTGTGCAAGCGCACATGGCACGAGAAGAAATTTTAGTTGAAATGTCGGTAACAGCAGCGGCTTAA
- a CDS encoding FAD-dependent oxidoreductase has protein sequence MIQTHPVTANNSASLQVAVVGGGIAGSAAALKLAELGANVSLFEAGPSLVNGPPACHLHAGGNLYREISDEQCLKLLEQSINTLRVFPHAVNLRPTVISVPLNDPGEPEALLPRLRKVQAHYANLIQQDPQNQKLGPAKDYYRLYSREQLEALAKREPMQQPQSMDDWMIPVAKYLDLSAFKFPFVQVQEYGLSLLRIAAMVKLASEGLDNCQVFTHTKVTHVELLNGDKPRWRVDYQTEQGSQSTEVDYLINACGYRSGSIDDMAKLSRHRMVEFKAAYLANWPSQNGRWPELIVHGERGTTNGMAQLTPYPDGLFQLHGMTDTITLFKGGLVKSSENSAQPELSPLLTRKLTQGWQSDEVAQRTAEAVKHMSRYLPSFNNAAVAGRPLFGAQQIPGSDPSLRAASVSFDKAHYARTEIVKFSSALSAAEQIIENIAELGLLHGEALGSVMSELPSTQQLGYSQVLELAEQLAEQRNYPLSLAR, from the coding sequence GTGATACAAACTCACCCAGTGACAGCGAATAATTCAGCTTCGCTTCAGGTCGCCGTAGTAGGTGGTGGAATTGCCGGATCAGCGGCTGCACTTAAATTGGCCGAACTCGGCGCCAATGTTAGCTTGTTTGAGGCTGGCCCCAGTTTAGTTAATGGCCCGCCAGCTTGCCACTTACACGCCGGTGGCAATTTATATCGCGAGATATCTGATGAGCAATGTCTTAAGTTGCTAGAGCAGTCGATTAATACCTTGCGGGTGTTTCCTCACGCGGTCAATCTGCGCCCTACTGTGATTAGTGTGCCATTAAATGATCCTGGCGAGCCAGAAGCGCTCTTGCCTCGCTTGCGAAAAGTGCAGGCGCACTATGCCAATTTGATTCAACAAGACCCTCAAAATCAAAAGCTGGGCCCTGCCAAAGATTACTACCGCTTGTATAGCCGTGAGCAACTTGAAGCACTGGCCAAACGCGAACCGATGCAACAGCCGCAGAGTATGGATGACTGGATGATCCCAGTGGCCAAATACTTGGATTTATCGGCCTTTAAATTTCCATTTGTGCAGGTACAAGAGTACGGCTTAAGTTTGTTACGCATTGCTGCCATGGTGAAACTGGCCAGCGAGGGCTTAGACAATTGCCAAGTGTTTACCCACACTAAGGTTACCCATGTTGAGTTACTTAATGGCGACAAACCGCGTTGGCGAGTAGATTATCAAACAGAGCAGGGCAGCCAAAGTACCGAAGTGGATTACTTGATAAATGCCTGTGGTTACCGCAGTGGTAGTATTGATGACATGGCTAAGCTAAGCCGTCACCGTATGGTAGAGTTTAAAGCGGCCTATTTGGCCAACTGGCCGAGTCAAAATGGCCGTTGGCCTGAGTTAATTGTGCACGGCGAACGGGGCACGACTAACGGCATGGCGCAATTAACCCCTTATCCGGATGGTTTATTTCAACTGCACGGTATGACCGATACCATCACTTTGTTTAAAGGTGGCTTGGTTAAATCTAGCGAGAATAGTGCTCAACCTGAGCTTAGTCCCTTACTGACTCGCAAGTTAACCCAAGGCTGGCAAAGTGACGAAGTGGCGCAGCGCACTGCTGAGGCGGTAAAGCACATGTCGCGTTATCTGCCTAGCTTTAACAATGCCGCTGTGGCTGGCCGTCCATTATTTGGGGCGCAGCAGATTCCAGGTAGCGATCCTAGTTTACGCGCTGCCAGTGTCTCTTTTGATAAGGCCCATTATGCGCGTACCGAAATTGTTAAGTTTTCTTCGGCCTTAAGTGCCGCCGAGCAAATCATTGAGAACATTGCTGAGTTAGGTTTACTTCATGGTGAAGCCTTAGGTTCAGTGATGAGTGAATTACCAAGTACCCAACAATTGGGCTATTCGCAGGTACTTGAGTTAGCCGAACAATTGGCTGAGCAACGCAATTACCCGTTATCCTTAGCGCGTTAG
- a CDS encoding bifunctional aspartate transaminase/aspartate 4-decarboxylase encodes MLDIDFSQFADLSPFELKDKLIDLANTVPDRALLDAGRGNPNFLATLPRKAFLRLGDFSIEEAERNYAYLDGGFGGIPNGEGIVERFDTFAKQYGTKDGVQFLQKALSYAKDRLGIEKHDFLNELVLAFLGCNYPVPSRMLTNIEKVVKQYIGEEMYGSVPMTTNFDLFATEGGTASMTYTFATMFNNGLLKKGDKVALITPIFTPYLEIPELAEYDLEIVELRLDETTWQLPQSEIEKLADTDIKLLCVVNPANPASVKMSDDTLALLTDFVNQQRKDLFIITDDVYGTFADDFVSLFATLPYNTLCVYSFSKYFGATGWRLGTIGIHETNVFDDAMRALPEAHQERLDDRYKTLTPTPRDIKFIDRIVADSRAVALNHTAGLALPQQVQMALFSLTCLMDLEDNYKAACKRIIRERYKTLYSAMGLEVTEDKDRVDYYTLLELDRIGGQLYGEDFVRWFKDSGKGQYFLFRLAQSTGVILLPGKGFDTVHASVRVSLANLTHHEYELIGRETRKVLDEHYAEYKAQ; translated from the coding sequence ATGTTAGATATCGACTTCTCTCAATTCGCAGACCTAAGCCCATTTGAACTAAAAGACAAATTGATTGACCTCGCGAACACGGTTCCTGACCGTGCATTATTAGACGCGGGTCGTGGTAACCCTAACTTCTTAGCCACCTTGCCACGTAAAGCATTTTTACGTTTAGGTGACTTTTCAATTGAAGAAGCAGAGCGTAACTACGCTTATTTAGATGGCGGCTTTGGCGGTATCCCTAACGGTGAAGGCATTGTTGAACGTTTTGATACCTTTGCAAAACAATATGGCACTAAAGATGGCGTACAGTTTTTACAAAAAGCCCTTAGCTACGCAAAAGACCGTCTGGGTATCGAGAAACACGATTTCCTTAACGAACTCGTATTGGCCTTCTTAGGCTGTAACTACCCAGTTCCTTCACGCATGCTTACCAACATTGAGAAAGTGGTTAAGCAATACATTGGTGAAGAAATGTACGGCTCAGTCCCCATGACCACTAACTTTGACTTGTTCGCGACTGAAGGCGGCACAGCGTCAATGACCTATACCTTCGCGACCATGTTCAACAATGGTTTGTTGAAAAAAGGCGACAAAGTAGCCCTTATTACGCCCATTTTCACCCCTTACTTAGAAATTCCTGAGTTGGCTGAATACGACCTAGAAATTGTTGAACTACGCCTAGACGAAACCACTTGGCAGTTACCTCAATCAGAAATAGAAAAACTGGCAGATACCGACATTAAACTCCTGTGTGTCGTAAACCCTGCGAACCCTGCATCAGTGAAAATGTCTGACGACACCTTGGCCCTGCTCACTGACTTTGTTAATCAGCAGCGTAAAGACTTATTCATTATTACTGATGATGTATACGGCACCTTTGCCGACGACTTTGTGTCGTTGTTCGCAACCTTACCTTACAACACCTTGTGTGTGTACTCGTTCTCTAAATACTTTGGCGCAACTGGCTGGCGTTTAGGCACCATCGGTATTCATGAAACTAACGTGTTTGACGATGCCATGCGTGCACTACCTGAAGCGCATCAAGAACGTTTAGATGACCGTTACAAAACGCTAACCCCAACCCCACGTGATATTAAATTTATTGACCGTATCGTTGCTGATAGCCGCGCAGTAGCGCTTAACCACACTGCTGGTTTGGCCTTACCACAACAAGTACAAATGGCCTTATTCTCACTGACTTGCCTAATGGACTTAGAAGATAACTACAAAGCGGCTTGTAAACGCATTATTCGTGAGCGTTACAAAACACTATACAGCGCCATGGGTTTAGAAGTGACCGAAGATAAAGACCGTGTTGATTACTACACCTTGTTAGAGCTTGACCGCATTGGTGGCCAACTTTACGGCGAAGACTTTGTACGCTGGTTTAAAGACAGTGGCAAAGGTCAGTACTTCTTGTTCCGTTTAGCCCAGTCTACCGGGGTAATTTTATTACCTGGTAAAGGCTTCGACACGGTACATGCCTCAGTACGTGTATCGTTAGCGAACTTAACTCACCATGAATACGAGTTAATTGGCCGCGAAACCCGCAAAGTACTCGACGAGCATTACGCTGAGTACAAAGCGCAGTAA
- the aspT gene encoding aspartate-alanine antiporter, with the protein MSIAHQLIQSSPYIALFITLALGYLVGKITIGRFVLGGVAGTLLMGVLVGQLGVSIDPGVKSIFFALFIYAVGFQGGPQFFGALNRKTVNVLLSAVVMTTVGLLVVLGAAWMFDLDRGTAAGLAAGGLTQSAIIGTAGDAIGKLGGITEQAKNIMQTNVAVGYAVTYIFGSLGPILMVTWIIPTLMKWDIRKEALELAEKNNAGKAELAAGEFNAITALDSRAFSINESSTLLNQTIAQANDSLIDTAIELVQRDGQQLDADETLRVQQGDVVVVTGRRTAVKQQASQLGDEIEIPPSVELVEENRQLIATNSTLIGKTLGQIKQAAQKSLTRGVYVTSITRGGNSLDISADLVVEKHDIVQITGKAADLNRVANTIGQRLGSAYVTDFVLLGLGMAVGLLIGLIHFKIAGIPVTIGSGAGCLISGLMVGWLRSKNPKVAAFPLGASNFIRDFGLAVFVGIVGLQAGPQAIDAIREHGLTLLMLGAGVTLIPQIVGFFFSYYVLRVRNPIEALAAVAGGRSANPGFAALLEKAGNSTPVFAFTVTYAIANVLLTLWGPVIIGIITTNVAM; encoded by the coding sequence ATGAGCATCGCCCATCAGCTTATTCAAAGCTCTCCATATATCGCTTTATTCATCACTTTAGCCCTTGGCTACTTAGTGGGTAAAATTACCATTGGCCGTTTTGTGCTTGGTGGTGTAGCCGGTACTCTGCTTATGGGCGTATTGGTCGGTCAGCTAGGTGTTAGCATTGACCCTGGTGTAAAAAGTATCTTCTTCGCCTTGTTCATTTATGCTGTTGGTTTCCAAGGTGGGCCTCAGTTCTTTGGTGCCCTTAACCGCAAAACGGTTAACGTATTACTGTCAGCCGTTGTGATGACCACAGTGGGTTTGTTAGTGGTGCTTGGCGCGGCTTGGATGTTCGACCTTGACCGTGGTACAGCGGCCGGTCTTGCAGCGGGTGGGTTAACACAGTCTGCGATTATTGGTACGGCTGGTGATGCCATTGGCAAGTTGGGCGGTATTACCGAACAAGCAAAAAACATCATGCAAACCAACGTAGCAGTGGGTTACGCGGTCACTTACATCTTTGGTTCTTTGGGCCCAATTTTAATGGTCACTTGGATTATCCCAACCCTAATGAAATGGGATATCCGTAAAGAAGCACTAGAGTTAGCTGAAAAGAATAACGCCGGTAAAGCGGAGTTGGCAGCCGGTGAATTTAACGCCATTACTGCCTTAGATTCTCGGGCCTTTAGCATCAACGAAAGCAGCACACTATTAAATCAAACCATTGCACAAGCCAATGACAGCTTAATAGATACGGCTATCGAGTTGGTACAGCGTGACGGTCAACAGTTAGACGCTGATGAAACCTTAAGGGTTCAACAAGGTGACGTTGTTGTCGTGACGGGGCGTCGCACAGCGGTGAAACAACAAGCTAGCCAGTTAGGTGATGAAATTGAAATCCCACCTTCAGTAGAATTGGTGGAAGAGAATCGTCAGCTTATCGCGACTAACTCGACACTGATTGGCAAAACGCTCGGTCAAATCAAGCAGGCCGCTCAAAAATCACTGACCCGTGGCGTGTATGTGACTAGCATCACCCGTGGCGGTAACAGTTTAGATATTAGCGCAGACTTAGTGGTTGAGAAACACGACATTGTTCAAATCACCGGTAAAGCCGCAGACTTAAACCGTGTGGCAAACACCATTGGTCAGCGTTTGGGCTCAGCTTATGTGACTGACTTTGTATTGCTCGGTCTTGGCATGGCGGTAGGTTTATTAATCGGCCTGATTCATTTTAAAATTGCAGGTATTCCGGTCACTATCGGCTCAGGCGCAGGCTGTTTAATCTCGGGTCTAATGGTGGGATGGTTACGTAGTAAAAACCCTAAAGTCGCGGCGTTCCCATTGGGTGCATCAAACTTCATACGTGACTTTGGCCTAGCAGTATTTGTTGGTATCGTAGGCTTACAAGCCGGTCCTCAAGCAATTGATGCTATCCGTGAGCACGGTTTAACATTGTTGATGTTGGGTGCAGGTGTTACCTTAATTCCACAAATCGTTGGCTTCTTCTTCTCTTACTATGTATTACGAGTAAGAAATCCGATTGAAGCCTTGGCAGCAGTGGCCGGTGGTCGAAGTGCAAACCCAGGCTTTGCAGCGCTACTAGAAAAAGCAGGTAACTCAACACCGGTATTTGCGTTCACTGTGACCTATGCCATCGCAAACGTATTACTGACGTTATGGGGCCCGGTGATTATTGGTATCATCACCACGAACGTAGCCATGTAA
- a CDS encoding OmpA family protein, whose product MFCPATDPCNGSNCSVQQLKKYESCRLNFAFDSTLLSDEEKLKILKLRLGAIDLTQLCIVGHTDETGLASYNKSLGIRRAQSVKNTICGGDVDCRNRVRAISMGESEPLITDLVPMRDEINRRVYIRTDGSCP is encoded by the coding sequence GTGTTTTGTCCTGCTACTGATCCGTGCAATGGATCAAACTGTTCTGTGCAACAGCTTAAAAAATACGAATCTTGTAGGCTCAATTTTGCTTTCGATAGCACCCTTCTCTCTGATGAAGAAAAGCTAAAAATCTTGAAGCTAAGATTGGGAGCAATAGACTTAACTCAGCTTTGTATTGTAGGACATACGGATGAGACCGGATTAGCTTCGTACAACAAATCTCTTGGTATTCGACGAGCACAATCGGTCAAAAATACAATTTGCGGCGGAGATGTTGATTGCAGAAATCGAGTAAGAGCTATTTCGATGGGAGAATCCGAACCTTTAATAACTGATTTAGTTCCGATGAGAGATGAAATTAATCGGCGTGTTTATATCAGGACTGATGGCAGCTGCCCCTAA
- a CDS encoding MotA/TolQ/ExbB proton channel family protein has protein sequence MLSRVLFLIAALTLAVFWEVMKIFGQGQVSVLGSLSKLEAQVLGGDSWVLFVKLLLVSLSLYMALFAIRSSDKHVHDLRKLRESFESVFALDKFKSSSLIACHDYVPNEGEQVVEIKTLLNESTYDKLDKNHHEAQNIVIAILKTYQITQQVKSSEEELTRRTEMIRDQYFGKLAWPNFTRIALPMLGFLGTVIGIMISMNDLSKNIKEALDKETSSVDYETILHAIIDLIGQMGVAFDTTVIALILTFFVLSRITKAQTKMELELNQIIKSFDPIFHRLTVPNWSRITERYIKQAFARAHTQQIDDDGRG, from the coding sequence ATGTTATCGAGAGTTTTATTTTTAATAGCAGCCTTAACCCTAGCAGTGTTTTGGGAAGTAATGAAAATTTTTGGTCAAGGGCAAGTATCTGTACTCGGCTCTTTAAGTAAATTGGAAGCTCAAGTTTTAGGGGGTGATAGCTGGGTCTTGTTTGTTAAATTGTTGCTTGTTTCGCTTAGTCTATATATGGCTCTGTTCGCGATTCGGTCTAGCGATAAACATGTTCATGATCTGAGGAAACTTCGAGAATCTTTTGAGTCAGTTTTTGCGCTTGATAAGTTCAAAAGTAGCAGTCTAATTGCCTGTCATGACTATGTCCCAAACGAGGGAGAGCAGGTGGTTGAAATAAAGACACTTCTGAACGAAAGCACTTACGACAAATTGGATAAGAATCATCACGAAGCTCAGAATATTGTAATAGCTATCCTCAAAACCTATCAGATCACCCAGCAGGTTAAGAGCTCGGAAGAGGAACTAACTCGTCGTACAGAGATGATACGAGATCAGTATTTCGGGAAGCTGGCATGGCCCAATTTCACAAGAATTGCGTTACCAATGCTAGGATTTCTAGGGACTGTTATAGGGATTATGATCTCCATGAATGATCTCTCCAAAAACATCAAAGAAGCCTTAGATAAAGAGACTTCCTCAGTTGATTATGAAACAATTCTGCATGCAATTATCGACTTGATTGGTCAAATGGGAGTGGCATTTGATACCACAGTCATCGCTCTTATCCTCACTTTTTTCGTACTTTCTCGAATAACAAAGGCTCAGACAAAGATGGAACTGGAACTAAACCAGATCATCAAGTCATTTGACCCTATTTTTCACCGATTAACTGTTCCAAATTGGTCCCGGATTACTGAAAGATATATCAAGCAAGCTTTTGCTAGAGCCCATACACAGCAAATTGACGATGATGGGCGCGGATGA
- a CDS encoding polysaccharide lyase family 7 protein → MITKHVVTGALLLSLPIATLANNGVSYPVPADKFDMRNWKITIPSDINEDGRVDEIEGVAMMSFSHNDFFFLDADGNMVFEVHNKAITTKNSKNARSELRQMPRGALFHIDTADKLNQWALTSHPEAESYSAVGGTLEASLKVNHVSLNAKHSEKGPAHSVVVGQIHAKKHNEIIKAKTGFGHGNEPLKIFFKKLPGHEYGSVFWNYERNLAKKDSNRIDISLPVWGNTWENQHDPGEAGIALGEEFSYKVVVEGTIMHLSFETARHKPVTYDIDLSKGYDDKDFARGYAEDDFYFKAGAYGQCSVQDSHPVWGTGCAGTGDFAVDKKSGDYNSVTFSKLKLNGH, encoded by the coding sequence ATGATTACAAAACACGTTGTGACAGGTGCTCTACTACTGTCTTTACCTATTGCTACTTTAGCTAACAATGGGGTGTCGTACCCTGTACCGGCAGATAAATTTGATATGCGTAATTGGAAAATCACCATCCCTTCAGACATTAATGAAGACGGCAGAGTGGATGAGATTGAAGGCGTTGCGATGATGAGTTTCTCGCACAATGATTTCTTCTTCTTAGATGCCGATGGCAACATGGTTTTTGAGGTGCATAACAAAGCAATTACCACTAAAAACTCGAAAAATGCGCGTTCTGAACTTCGCCAAATGCCGCGTGGTGCATTGTTTCATATTGATACCGCAGATAAGCTAAATCAATGGGCACTGACTAGTCACCCTGAAGCAGAAAGCTACAGTGCTGTAGGTGGCACCTTGGAAGCAAGCTTAAAAGTAAATCATGTTTCTTTAAATGCTAAGCATTCAGAAAAAGGGCCTGCTCACTCTGTCGTGGTTGGTCAGATCCACGCCAAGAAGCATAATGAAATCATTAAAGCTAAAACTGGCTTTGGCCATGGTAACGAGCCACTTAAGATCTTCTTTAAAAAACTGCCAGGCCATGAATATGGTTCGGTGTTTTGGAACTACGAGCGTAACTTAGCTAAAAAAGACTCAAACCGCATCGATATCTCACTTCCTGTTTGGGGTAACACTTGGGAAAATCAACACGACCCTGGTGAAGCTGGTATCGCTCTAGGCGAAGAGTTTAGTTACAAGGTCGTTGTTGAGGGCACTATCATGCACTTAAGCTTTGAAACTGCTCGTCACAAGCCAGTCACTTACGATATTGACCTAAGCAAAGGCTATGATGATAAAGATTTTGCGCGCGGTTATGCTGAAGATGATTTCTACTTCAAAGCAGGCGCTTATGGCCAATGTAGTGTACAAGACTCTCATCCAGTATGGGGAACCGGTTGTGCGGGTACTGGCGATTTCGCAGTTGATAAGAAAAGCGGCGACTACAATAGTGTTACTTTCTCTAAACTTAAGCTAAACGGTCATTAA